CCCACGTGGTGCGCTGCTTCGGCGATGAAAACGTAAGCCGCGAGGAGGGCGGGGCCGATCCCCTCTCAGATATCGAGACGATAAACATTGAACTCATCCTGTCCGATTTGGCCGCGGTCGAAAAGCGTTTGGAGAAGGCGGCCAAGCAGATTCGAACAGGAAGCAAAGAATTGGAAAGGATGAAGGGGATATACGAGCGGCTGAAGGTGGTCTTGGAGGCGGGCTCTCCTGCCAGAAGCGCAAATCTTTCGGATGAAGAGGAGACTCTTGTAAGCCTGGAGGGCGGCCTGATTACGCTCAAACCCATAATCTACGTGGCCAACGTGGCCGAGGGTGACTTGAGCGAGGATAACCCCCTCTTTCAAAAAGTGCTTGGTTTTGCCAAGGCCGAAGGGAGCGAGGCGATAGCTGTCAGCGCCAAGTTAGAGGTGGAACTGGCCGAGCTTTCAGAGGAGGAGGCCGCCACCTTCAAGGCCGAGATGGGCATCACCGAATCGGGTCTTAGTAAATTTATCCGGGCCTCTTACAAGCTGCTCGGACTCGTCACCTTCTTTACGGCCGGTCCCAAGGAAGCCCGGGCCTGGTCGATTAAGGCGGGGACCAAGGCGCCGGGGGCGGCTGGGCGGGTCCACTCCGATATGGAGCGGGGTTTCATCAAGGCTGAGGTTGTTTACTTTACGGACCTGTTGGAGACAGGATCCTTTGCCGCCGCCAAAGAGAAGGGGCTCTTGAGGTTAGAAGGCAAGGATTACGTCGTCAAAGACGGCGATGTGATTACGTTTAAGTTTGCGGTGTAGGGTTACAGGTTTTTGTCTAAATTTCTACGGTCTGCTAGTTTGTATACATATTCTACGAGTTCGGTATGTTCGATTTTGAATCG
This genomic window from Actinomycetota bacterium contains:
- the ychF gene encoding redox-regulated ATPase YchF; this encodes MQVGVVGLPNAGKSTLFNAITKAGAEMGSYAFTTIDPNIGIAEVPDERLAKISALMKSEKTVFATMKFVDIAGLVKGASKGEGLGNKFLAHIREVDVIAHVVRCFGDENVSREEGGADPLSDIETINIELILSDLAAVEKRLEKAAKQIRTGSKELERMKGIYERLKVVLEAGSPARSANLSDEEETLVSLEGGLITLKPIIYVANVAEGDLSEDNPLFQKVLGFAKAEGSEAIAVSAKLEVELAELSEEEAATFKAEMGITESGLSKFIRASYKLLGLVTFFTAGPKEARAWSIKAGTKAPGAAGRVHSDMERGFIKAEVVYFTDLLETGSFAAAKEKGLLRLEGKDYVVKDGDVITFKFAV